One stretch of Streptomyces peucetius DNA includes these proteins:
- a CDS encoding polyamine aminopropyltransferase, which produces MSTTAADRTASPTTDSAPAAHSRAARFLLLFAVFLCAACGLVYELALTALGSYLIGNSVMQTSVVISVMVFAMGIGSLAAKPLQRRAVGAFALVEGVLALVGGLSVLVLYVSFAWLRIYMPSMVLVTFVVGLLIGAEIPLLMTLLQRIRRQEAGSAVADMFAVDYIGALVGGLCFPLLLLPAFGQLKGALVVGAVNAVAGVVVVLWIFRRQTRRIVRLSLLAGMAGVLAVLATVYALADDIEVTARQQLYRDPIVHAETTPYQDIVVTRSTAFTGEPDMRLFLNGDLQFSSVDEYRYHEALVHPAMSGRRSSVLIMGGGDALALREVLRYDDVEKVTLVDLDPAMTRLARGFGPLRELNRDALDDPRVTAVNADAFNWLRDAGQRFDTVVIDFPDPDSAALAKLYSVEFYHLLSHVLKPESQIVVQAGSPFFAPKSYWSIATTIGEAGYRTTEYQVDVPSFGNWGFVLATPGAGGPQPALRLPVDAPPLRFLDDAVLQAATVFPLDRRPQDVRASTLMDPVVLEYTRHEWQNY; this is translated from the coding sequence ATGAGCACCACCGCTGCGGACCGCACCGCCTCCCCCACCACGGACTCCGCGCCCGCCGCCCATTCGCGGGCGGCGCGGTTCCTGCTGCTGTTCGCGGTGTTCCTCTGCGCGGCCTGCGGTCTGGTGTACGAACTGGCGCTGACGGCGCTGGGCAGTTATCTCATCGGCAACTCGGTGATGCAGACCTCTGTGGTCATCTCCGTGATGGTCTTCGCCATGGGCATCGGCTCGCTCGCGGCCAAGCCGCTGCAGCGGCGCGCGGTCGGCGCCTTCGCCCTGGTGGAGGGGGTGCTGGCGCTCGTCGGCGGCCTGTCGGTGCTCGTGCTGTACGTGTCGTTCGCCTGGCTGCGGATCTACATGCCGTCGATGGTGCTGGTCACCTTCGTGGTCGGCCTGCTCATCGGGGCGGAGATCCCGCTGCTGATGACGCTGCTGCAGCGGATCAGGCGGCAGGAGGCGGGCAGCGCCGTCGCGGACATGTTCGCCGTCGACTACATCGGAGCGCTCGTCGGCGGACTGTGCTTCCCGCTGCTGCTGCTCCCTGCCTTCGGGCAGCTCAAGGGCGCGCTGGTGGTGGGTGCCGTCAACGCGGTGGCCGGGGTCGTCGTCGTGCTGTGGATCTTCCGCAGACAGACCCGCCGCATCGTACGGCTGTCGCTGCTGGCCGGCATGGCCGGTGTCCTCGCCGTGCTCGCCACCGTGTACGCGCTGGCGGACGACATCGAGGTGACGGCGCGTCAGCAGCTGTACCGCGACCCGATCGTGCACGCGGAGACCACGCCGTACCAGGACATCGTCGTCACCCGGTCCACGGCCTTCACCGGCGAGCCCGACATGCGGCTGTTCCTCAACGGTGATCTGCAGTTCTCGTCGGTCGACGAGTACCGCTACCACGAGGCGCTGGTCCACCCCGCCATGTCGGGGAGGCGTTCCTCCGTGCTGATCATGGGCGGCGGCGACGCGCTGGCCCTGCGGGAGGTCCTGCGCTACGACGACGTCGAGAAGGTCACTCTCGTCGACCTCGATCCGGCGATGACGCGGCTCGCCCGCGGCTTCGGGCCACTGCGCGAGCTGAACCGTGACGCCCTGGACGACCCCCGGGTCACCGCCGTCAACGCGGACGCCTTCAACTGGCTCCGGGACGCCGGGCAGCGCTTCGACACGGTCGTCATCGACTTCCCCGACCCGGACAGCGCGGCGCTGGCGAAGCTCTACTCCGTCGAGTTCTACCACCTGCTGAGCCATGTGCTGAAGCCGGAGAGCCAGATCGTGGTGCAGGCCGGTTCACCGTTTTTCGCGCCCAAGTCCTACTGGTCGATCGCCACGACGATCGGCGAGGCGGGCTACCGCACCACCGAGTACCAGGTGGACGTGCCCAGTTTCGGGAACTGGGGCTTCGTCCTCGCCACCCCGGGCGCCGGCGGCCCGCAGCCGGCGCTGCGGCTGCCTGTGGACGCGCCGCCGCTGCGGTTCCTGGACGACGCGGTCCTGCAGGCGGCGACCGTCTTCCCTCTGGACCGCCGCCCGCAGGACGTGCGGGCCAGCACGCTGATGGATCCGGTGGTGCTGGAGTACACCCGCCACGAGTGGCAGAACTACTGA
- a CDS encoding condensation protein, translated as MATVERPTPQGTAPKRQLPRVPFPVVDEVARHCAQDTEPNTVHIEIHLPRCVEPDRLRAAFGQALARHPRALMRERPRGPLARRYEWELTDAPDTQVVTLPPRAPGALAAARERALAVAPPLTSSPPLRLEVVREPRSPGCVLLFTLNHTALDGPACLRLAATAAEIYSDTAAPAVPPPARPAPAAAPHRPARPALPARPARVAAGRPGAVPGNAMLVTELPVPRREPGAPWTVNDQLLVATALTVAAWNRAHGAPDRPLRITMPVDDRGRGPEMPIGNGTRLVEVAFTAAETDGRDVPALLRRTAERTGALKTRPRPQLGHGARLLTLPALPVAARAGLTRGLRRLAAPWTSTTLLSNIGRVPYPLDFGDAGRAGAVWFSAPARMPRGLTVTTASTAGRLHLVLRWSRSLLGDDDGERLRELFAHHLRATEVP; from the coding sequence ATGGCCACGGTCGAACGTCCGACGCCCCAGGGCACCGCGCCCAAGCGGCAGTTGCCGCGGGTGCCGTTCCCCGTCGTCGACGAGGTCGCGCGGCACTGCGCGCAGGACACCGAACCCAACACGGTGCACATCGAGATCCATCTGCCCCGATGCGTCGAACCGGACCGTCTGCGGGCCGCGTTCGGCCAGGCACTCGCCCGCCATCCGCGCGCGCTGATGCGCGAGCGGCCGCGCGGCCCGCTCGCGCGGCGCTACGAGTGGGAGCTGACCGACGCGCCCGACACGCAGGTGGTGACCTTGCCGCCGCGCGCGCCCGGCGCCCTCGCGGCGGCACGCGAACGCGCGCTCGCCGTGGCCCCGCCGCTGACGTCGTCCCCGCCGCTGCGGCTCGAAGTCGTCCGGGAACCTCGGTCGCCCGGTTGTGTCCTGCTGTTCACGCTCAACCACACCGCCCTCGACGGCCCGGCGTGCCTGCGGCTCGCGGCGACGGCCGCGGAGATCTACAGCGACACAGCCGCCCCCGCCGTGCCGCCCCCCGCCCGGCCCGCGCCCGCCGCGGCACCCCACCGGCCGGCCCGGCCCGCGCTGCCGGCGAGACCGGCGCGGGTCGCCGCCGGAAGGCCGGGCGCGGTGCCGGGAAACGCGATGCTGGTCACCGAGCTCCCGGTGCCCCGCCGGGAGCCCGGCGCACCCTGGACCGTCAACGACCAGCTGCTGGTGGCCACCGCCCTGACCGTCGCCGCCTGGAACCGCGCCCATGGCGCGCCGGACCGGCCGCTGCGCATCACGATGCCCGTGGACGACCGAGGCCGCGGCCCCGAGATGCCGATCGGCAACGGCACCCGGCTGGTCGAGGTCGCCTTCACGGCCGCGGAGACCGACGGGCGGGACGTCCCCGCGCTGCTGCGCCGCACGGCGGAACGGACCGGGGCCCTGAAGACGCGGCCCCGCCCGCAACTGGGACACGGCGCCCGGCTGCTGACGCTTCCAGCGCTGCCGGTCGCGGCACGCGCGGGACTGACCCGTGGACTGCGGCGGCTGGCCGCGCCGTGGACGTCGACGACACTGCTCAGCAACATCGGCCGGGTGCCGTACCCGCTGGATTTCGGCGACGCCGGGCGGGCCGGCGCCGTCTGGTTCTCCGCGCCGGCCAGGATGCCGCGCGGCCTGACCGTCACCACCGCGTCGACGGCGGGCCGGCTGCATCTGGTCCTGCGCTGGTCGCGTTCTCTGCTCGGCGACGACGACGGCGAACGGCTGCGCGAGCTGTTCGCCCACCATCTGAGGGCGACGGAGGTTCCATGA
- a CDS encoding PP2C family protein-serine/threonine phosphatase produces MTSGDATDHDPGRGPDLDGGAGDSRLSPLLEDSAEDLYENAPCGYLSTLLNGRIAKINRTLLDWLGHRREDVVGRMRFADLLTVGGKLYYETHLAPLLSLQGEVSGIALELKAADGSRLPVMATSTLKKDSAGRPLLIRTTVFDARDRRAYETELLHARREADRERERLQRLATTLQQTLLPPALENVPGLNVAAHYHVASVDKVGGDFYDLFPLAGGMWGLFLGDVCGKGAAAAAITSLARYTLRAAAVYHPDPAAVLGNLNTVLNHEYNAEDPRFCTVIFGLLAPTGRGGFDITLASGGHPPAVLMRADGSADHVPTPGGQLIGVLPDADIATTAVHLGPGDTLLLYTDGLTEARTTWADGRYGDEALLDFTRSLAPTTASAAVAALSDLLETFGAGLDDDTALLAVNVPPRGGEEHRRHG; encoded by the coding sequence GTGACCTCCGGGGACGCCACTGACCACGACCCCGGCCGCGGCCCGGACCTCGACGGCGGGGCCGGCGACAGCCGGTTGTCCCCGCTGCTGGAGGACAGCGCCGAGGACCTTTACGAGAACGCCCCGTGCGGCTACCTCTCCACCCTGCTGAACGGCCGGATCGCCAAGATCAACCGCACCCTGCTGGACTGGCTCGGCCATCGGCGCGAGGACGTGGTCGGCCGGATGCGGTTCGCCGACCTGCTCACCGTCGGCGGCAAGCTCTATTACGAGACCCACTTGGCGCCGCTGCTGAGCCTGCAGGGCGAGGTCAGCGGTATCGCGCTGGAGCTGAAGGCCGCCGACGGCAGCCGACTGCCGGTCATGGCGACGTCCACGCTCAAGAAGGACAGTGCCGGCCGGCCGCTGCTGATCCGCACCACCGTCTTCGACGCCCGTGACCGCCGGGCCTACGAGACCGAACTGCTCCATGCCCGCCGGGAGGCCGACCGGGAACGAGAACGCCTGCAGCGCCTGGCCACCACGCTGCAGCAGACGCTGCTGCCGCCAGCACTGGAGAACGTGCCCGGCCTGAACGTCGCCGCGCACTACCATGTCGCCTCCGTGGACAAGGTCGGCGGCGACTTCTACGACCTGTTCCCCTTGGCCGGGGGCATGTGGGGACTGTTCCTGGGCGACGTGTGCGGGAAGGGGGCCGCCGCCGCGGCCATCACCTCGCTGGCCCGATACACCCTGCGGGCCGCCGCCGTCTACCACCCCGACCCGGCCGCCGTGCTCGGCAACCTCAACACCGTGCTGAACCACGAGTACAACGCCGAGGACCCGCGCTTCTGCACCGTCATCTTCGGCCTGCTCGCCCCCACGGGCCGGGGCGGCTTCGACATCACCCTCGCCAGCGGGGGGCACCCGCCGGCGGTGCTGATGCGTGCCGACGGAAGCGCGGACCACGTGCCGACCCCCGGCGGTCAGCTGATCGGCGTCCTGCCCGACGCCGACATCGCCACCACCGCCGTCCACCTCGGCCCCGGCGACACACTCCTGCTCTACACCGACGGGCTCACCGAGGCCCGCACCACCTGGGCCGACGGACGCTACGGCGACGAGGCGCTGCTGGACTTCACCCGGTCCCTGGCCCCGACCACGGCGTCTGCCGCCGTCGCGGCGCTGAGCGACCTGCTCGAGACCTTCGGCGCCGGCCTGGACGACGACACCGCCCTCCTCGCCGTCAACGTGCCCCCACGGGGCGGCGAAGAGCACCGGCGGCACGGCTGA
- a CDS encoding DUF350 domain-containing protein has product MAEIFESAGVALLYGLVGFFVMAVGFIALDLVTPGKLVHVVWTERNRGAAVLLAGQTIAIGLVIDQSIRASESEQGLGLGLFSTLLYGLSGVVVMTLIACVVGLLTPGRLGHAVLDDNGDRPHPAAWVQAAMYIGTAFMVGAAVS; this is encoded by the coding sequence GTGGCAGAGATCTTCGAGTCGGCAGGCGTCGCCCTGCTGTACGGTCTGGTCGGTTTCTTCGTGATGGCGGTCGGCTTCATCGCGCTCGACCTGGTGACGCCCGGCAAGCTCGTCCATGTGGTGTGGACGGAGCGCAACCGCGGCGCCGCCGTCCTCCTCGCCGGCCAGACGATCGCCATCGGTCTCGTCATCGACCAGTCGATCCGGGCCAGCGAATCGGAGCAGGGACTCGGCCTCGGCCTGTTCAGCACCCTGCTCTACGGCCTGTCCGGGGTCGTTGTGATGACGCTCATCGCCTGCGTCGTCGGTCTGCTGACGCCCGGTCGCCTCGGTCACGCCGTGCTCGACGACAACGGTGACCGGCCGCACCCCGCCGCCTGGGTCCAGGCCGCGATGTACATCGGGACGGCCTTCATGGTCGGCGCCGCGGTCTCCTGA
- a CDS encoding FkbM family methyltransferase: MTTLAAAVASRLPTRWVGAAACALYPRFEPELGRLADFCPAGGTALDVGGWYGPWSRRLAARCADVVTMEPVPHLARHLEATLPGNARVVQAAASDRDGIARLWLPAGDRGDRGVSSLTRRDIHAHSVRVPSRTVDSLGLHDVRFAKVDVDGGELPALRGASALLRRDRPALLVELETRIRPVAPVVGLLTGQGYRGWVLVADAWTPLAGFDLSAHQSRTEHLVHRSLLRRALVPREDRYINSVLFLPDGRVPGGEMAPDRS, translated from the coding sequence GTGACCACCCTCGCGGCGGCGGTAGCCTCCCGGCTGCCCACCCGGTGGGTCGGTGCAGCGGCCTGCGCGCTCTACCCGCGCTTCGAGCCGGAGCTGGGCCGGCTCGCCGACTTCTGCCCGGCGGGAGGCACCGCACTCGACGTCGGAGGCTGGTACGGCCCCTGGTCGCGCCGGCTCGCCGCGCGCTGCGCGGATGTCGTCACCATGGAACCCGTGCCGCATCTGGCCCGGCACCTGGAGGCGACACTGCCGGGAAACGCCCGCGTCGTGCAGGCGGCGGCGAGCGACCGCGACGGCATCGCGCGGCTGTGGCTGCCGGCGGGCGACCGGGGGGACCGCGGTGTCTCCTCGCTCACCCGCCGGGACATCCACGCCCACAGCGTGCGGGTGCCGTCGCGCACGGTCGACAGCCTCGGCCTCCACGACGTGCGCTTCGCGAAGGTCGACGTCGACGGCGGGGAACTCCCGGCGCTGCGCGGTGCGTCGGCGCTGCTGCGGCGGGACCGGCCGGCGCTCCTCGTCGAACTGGAGACCCGTATCCGCCCCGTCGCCCCCGTCGTCGGCCTGCTGACCGGCCAGGGGTACCGGGGGTGGGTCCTCGTCGCGGATGCCTGGACGCCTCTGGCGGGCTTCGACCTGTCCGCCCACCAGTCGAGGACCGAGCACCTGGTGCACCGGAGCCTGCTGCGCCGCGCTCTGGTGCCGCGCGAGGACCGGTACATCAATTCGGTGCTGTTCCTGCCGGACGGACGGGTCCCGGGCGGCGAGATGGCCCCTGACCGTTCCTAG
- a CDS encoding DUF4247 domain-containing protein: protein MKTARIISVTLLALVALTACGDDPEDSNSVPSSWIRQQYSGSSVGYVDSSDATTEVAKEIDGHTAAHDRIDDDGKVFLRYRDDIVAITPLERGSRIEIDDYRTGYRRWQSSVRSVWPDPDSDSFRGGGPGSGK from the coding sequence ATGAAGACCGCCCGAATCATCAGCGTGACGCTGCTCGCCCTCGTCGCGCTCACCGCATGCGGCGACGATCCGGAAGACTCCAACTCCGTGCCGTCCAGCTGGATCCGCCAGCAGTACAGCGGCAGCAGCGTCGGCTATGTCGACAGCAGCGACGCGACGACCGAGGTCGCCAAGGAGATCGACGGGCACACCGCGGCCCACGACCGCATCGACGACGACGGCAAGGTCTTCCTCCGCTACCGCGACGACATCGTGGCGATCACCCCGCTCGAGCGCGGCAGCCGGATCGAGATCGACGACTACCGCACCGGCTACCGGCGCTGGCAGTCCAGCGTCCGGTCGGTGTGGCCGGACCCGGACAGCGACTCGTTCCGCGGCGGCGGCCCCGGCTCCGGCAAGTGA
- a CDS encoding alpha/beta fold hydrolase, protein MDVRSRNHVTVSGRADGPVVMLAHGFGCDQNLWRLVVPTLEQDFRVVLFDHVGAGRSDLSSWNEERYASLDGYAEDVLEICHDLDLGPVVFVGHSVSATIGVLAAAREPERFARLILLTPSPCYIDDLATGYRGGFSAEDIDELLESLDSNYLGWSTTMAPMIMGNPERPELGEELTNSFCRTDPRIARVFARTTFLSDNRADLARVRVPTLVAQSAVDAIAPREVGMFVHDQIEGSELVTLTATGHCPQLSAPEVTAAAIAAFAAGAGR, encoded by the coding sequence ATGGATGTACGGAGCAGGAACCATGTGACGGTGAGCGGGCGGGCCGACGGTCCGGTCGTCATGCTGGCGCACGGCTTCGGATGCGACCAGAATCTGTGGCGTCTGGTGGTGCCGACGCTGGAGCAGGACTTCCGCGTCGTGCTCTTCGACCACGTAGGGGCCGGCCGGTCGGACCTGTCGTCCTGGAACGAGGAGCGGTACGCCTCGCTCGACGGCTACGCCGAGGACGTGCTGGAGATCTGCCACGACCTGGACCTCGGTCCGGTGGTCTTCGTCGGGCACTCGGTCAGTGCGACGATCGGCGTGCTGGCGGCCGCACGCGAACCGGAGCGCTTCGCCCGGCTGATCCTGCTCACCCCGTCGCCGTGCTACATCGACGATCTCGCCACCGGCTACCGCGGCGGGTTCAGCGCCGAGGACATCGACGAGCTGCTGGAGTCATTGGATTCGAACTATCTGGGCTGGTCCACGACGATGGCTCCGATGATCATGGGAAACCCGGAGCGTCCCGAACTGGGCGAGGAACTGACCAACAGCTTCTGCCGGACCGATCCCAGGATCGCCCGGGTGTTCGCCCGCACCACCTTCCTTTCCGACAACCGTGCCGACCTCGCGAGGGTGCGGGTCCCGACCCTGGTCGCGCAATCCGCGGTGGACGCGATCGCCCCGCGTGAGGTCGGGATGTTCGTACATGACCAGATCGAGGGGAGCGAACTGGTCACCCTCACCGCGACCGGGCACTGCCCGCAGCTCAGCGCGCCGGAAGTGACCGCCGCGGCGATCGCGGCCTTCGCCGCCGGAGCAGGCCGGTGA
- a CDS encoding class I SAM-dependent methyltransferase encodes MTGTASPTLRDFYEDPAVPVASGDARSRRQARLLADALGASPGQLVLDVGCGDGSAACAAAPYLAGHRLVGVDWSHDALRRARPRMGAVVRGELDRGLPFADGCADAVLFSEVVEHLVDPDRALDELRRVLRPGGHLMLSTPNLAAWYNRALLLAGVQPVFSEVSLRGIHGRPGSQVVGHLRLYTARALRSFLTAAGFRDVTITGAPFHGVPRGLRLLDRAACAVPGAASILLAHARRG; translated from the coding sequence ATGACGGGCACCGCCTCACCGACGCTGCGGGACTTCTACGAGGACCCCGCCGTCCCCGTCGCCTCCGGCGACGCCCGCAGCAGACGCCAGGCACGGTTGCTGGCCGACGCCCTCGGCGCGTCCCCGGGGCAACTGGTCCTCGATGTCGGCTGCGGCGACGGCAGCGCGGCCTGCGCGGCCGCCCCGTACCTCGCGGGCCATCGGCTCGTCGGCGTCGACTGGTCGCACGACGCGCTGCGCCGGGCCCGGCCCCGGATGGGCGCCGTGGTGCGCGGCGAACTGGACCGTGGGCTGCCGTTCGCCGACGGCTGCGCGGACGCGGTGCTGTTCAGCGAGGTCGTCGAGCATCTCGTCGACCCGGACCGGGCCCTGGACGAACTGCGGCGTGTACTGCGGCCCGGTGGCCATCTGATGCTCTCCACCCCCAATCTCGCCGCCTGGTACAACCGGGCGCTGCTGCTGGCCGGGGTGCAGCCGGTGTTCTCCGAGGTGAGCCTGCGCGGCATCCACGGCCGGCCCGGCTCGCAGGTGGTGGGCCATCTGCGGCTGTACACGGCCCGTGCCCTGCGCTCCTTCCTCACCGCGGCCGGCTTCCGGGACGTGACGATCACGGGCGCGCCGTTCCACGGAGTGCCGCGCGGGCTGCGGCTGCTGGACCGGGCCGCCTGCGCGGTGCCGGGCGCGGCGTCCATCCTGCTCGCGCACGCGCGGCGGGGGTAG
- a CDS encoding DUF2617 family protein, whose translation MSGIELTTPYLDTDADQLSFTLGRPAREALAVRDLSVGGLDVQLRLLGASHQVFAGPVRETVACLPGVAGGLPDSAEQEFDDWSYRFSARVEHFTVARFSEQVALIRARSEASREALYGVFPGSVAAVTALTVERHGTGLGWRTWHTYPQSRQIVATHTRLEAR comes from the coding sequence GTGAGCGGTATAGAACTGACCACCCCGTATCTGGACACGGACGCCGACCAGCTCTCCTTCACCTTGGGGCGGCCCGCGCGCGAGGCACTGGCCGTACGCGACCTCTCCGTCGGCGGGCTCGACGTCCAGCTCCGGCTCCTCGGCGCGTCCCACCAGGTCTTCGCGGGGCCGGTCCGGGAGACCGTGGCCTGCCTGCCGGGCGTCGCGGGAGGCCTGCCGGACTCGGCGGAGCAGGAGTTCGACGACTGGTCCTACCGCTTCAGCGCCCGCGTCGAGCACTTCACCGTCGCACGGTTCAGTGAACAGGTGGCGCTGATCCGCGCACGGTCCGAGGCGTCCCGCGAGGCGCTGTACGGGGTCTTCCCGGGCTCGGTGGCGGCCGTCACCGCCCTGACCGTCGAGCGCCACGGCACCGGACTGGGCTGGCGCACCTGGCACACGTACCCGCAGAGCCGCCAGATCGTGGCGACGCACACCCGGCTGGAGGCCCGATGA
- a CDS encoding Trm112 family protein, producing MDVDDPLLRILACPLDKGPLTLLSEQNILYNPRLQLSYPVVDGIPQLLPSSGSRVTEDDHAKYLRTAAE from the coding sequence ATGGACGTCGACGACCCGCTGCTCCGCATCCTCGCGTGCCCGCTCGACAAGGGCCCGCTGACGCTGCTGTCCGAGCAGAACATCCTTTACAACCCGCGCCTGCAGCTGAGCTACCCCGTCGTGGACGGCATCCCGCAGCTGCTTCCGTCCTCCGGGAGCAGGGTCACCGAGGACGACCACGCCAAGTACCTGCGGACGGCTGCCGAGTGA
- a CDS encoding beta-N-acetylglucosaminidase domain-containing protein, producing MLVGALAPAQAADPGAATAPAAGTALPPVSPTPQSLHRAGSDAVVTSRVLVVADERTDPAARARLIEELTAHGADEVDVVAPGALPPAAAGLLTVRLGPASRPDIAGALGDTAVPDHAEGYALRVFAGKPYAQIALGGTDAAGQFYAVQTLRQLFVPADDGWKVAGAQASDQPSMPLRGTIEGFYGLPWTHAERLDQMDFYGDVKANTYVYAPKDDPYHRGKWREPYPADKLAELGELVERATANHVRFTFAVSPGESICYSDPAHRKDLKAKLQALYDLGARAFSIPLDDISYTRWNCTGDRAAFGEPGRRAAAEAQVDLLNDVQRTFIATHEGARPLQMVPTEYGDLTDTAYKQTMRASLDPAVVVMWTGTDVVPPKITNKDADAVSTLFGRKVFVWDNYPVNDFGNTSGRLLLAPYDKREAGLSDHISGVVANPMNQPYASKVAVFGAADFAWNDRAYSAAASWPRAVSYLAGGDRAATDALLVFADLEHMAPTFGATPWQPQAPELARRTAAFWQSWDAGDRTEAVKALRAHASAVEQAPATIRGGAVEKGFTVDATPWLDATQLWGRAMVTMLDALAARQAGDEETADRLLTESESLQGQARAVRVDPPRNTWGAAQAKVGDGVLDAFLVQAGVRLRLWDVAGGGGNLAPEGTATASSVEQNLDRLAPRHVNDGLTGTRWASGYSDDEWVQVELAAPAVVAAVTLAWETACATRYEIHTSADGTNWTTAATRAPDGCDTDVVRITADEPVRYVRMQGLERRTTWGYSIYEMGVYGAPVA from the coding sequence ATGCTCGTCGGCGCCCTCGCGCCCGCGCAGGCGGCGGATCCCGGAGCGGCCACCGCACCCGCCGCCGGGACTGCGTTGCCACCGGTCTCGCCGACCCCGCAGTCACTCCACCGAGCCGGCTCCGACGCCGTCGTCACGAGCCGGGTTCTCGTCGTGGCGGACGAGCGCACCGACCCGGCCGCCCGCGCCCGGCTGATCGAGGAACTGACCGCGCACGGCGCCGACGAGGTGGACGTCGTCGCCCCCGGAGCACTGCCGCCCGCCGCGGCCGGCCTGCTCACCGTGCGGCTGGGGCCGGCGTCGCGGCCGGACATCGCGGGCGCGCTCGGGGACACGGCCGTCCCGGACCACGCCGAGGGCTACGCCCTGCGGGTCTTCGCCGGCAAACCGTACGCCCAGATCGCCCTCGGCGGCACCGACGCCGCGGGCCAGTTCTACGCGGTCCAGACGCTGCGCCAGCTGTTCGTACCCGCCGACGACGGCTGGAAGGTGGCCGGCGCACAGGCGAGCGACCAGCCCTCGATGCCGCTGCGCGGAACCATCGAAGGCTTCTACGGCCTGCCCTGGACGCACGCCGAGCGCCTCGACCAGATGGACTTCTACGGGGACGTCAAGGCCAACACCTACGTGTACGCGCCGAAGGACGACCCGTACCACCGGGGCAAGTGGCGCGAGCCCTACCCGGCGGACAAGCTGGCAGAACTCGGCGAGTTGGTGGAGCGGGCCACCGCCAACCATGTGCGCTTCACCTTCGCCGTCTCTCCGGGGGAGTCGATCTGCTACTCCGACCCCGCCCACCGGAAGGACCTCAAGGCCAAACTCCAGGCCCTGTACGACCTCGGCGCCCGGGCGTTCTCCATCCCGCTGGACGACATCAGCTACACCCGCTGGAACTGCACGGGCGACAGGGCGGCCTTCGGCGAGCCCGGACGCCGGGCGGCCGCCGAGGCACAGGTCGATCTCCTCAACGACGTCCAGCGCACCTTCATCGCCACCCACGAGGGCGCCCGTCCGCTGCAGATGGTGCCCACGGAGTACGGCGACCTGACCGACACCGCCTACAAGCAGACCATGCGGGCGAGCCTCGACCCCGCAGTCGTCGTCATGTGGACCGGGACCGACGTCGTGCCCCCGAAGATCACCAACAAGGACGCCGACGCCGTCTCGACGCTCTTCGGGCGCAAGGTCTTCGTCTGGGACAACTATCCGGTCAACGACTTCGGCAACACCAGCGGCCGGCTGCTGCTCGCGCCGTACGACAAGCGCGAGGCCGGGCTGTCCGACCACATCTCCGGCGTCGTCGCCAACCCCATGAACCAGCCGTACGCCAGCAAGGTCGCCGTCTTCGGGGCTGCCGACTTCGCCTGGAACGACCGCGCCTACTCTGCCGCCGCCAGTTGGCCGCGGGCCGTGTCCTACCTCGCCGGCGGAGACCGGGCGGCCACCGACGCCCTGCTCGTCTTCGCCGACCTCGAACACATGGCACCCACCTTCGGTGCGACCCCGTGGCAGCCCCAGGCACCCGAACTCGCCCGGCGGACCGCCGCATTCTGGCAGTCCTGGGACGCGGGCGACCGCACGGAGGCGGTGAAGGCGCTGCGCGCTCACGCGAGCGCCGTCGAGCAGGCCCCGGCCACCATCCGGGGCGGGGCGGTGGAGAAAGGGTTCACGGTCGACGCCACACCCTGGCTGGACGCCACACAGCTGTGGGGCAGGGCCATGGTGACGATGCTGGACGCGCTCGCCGCACGGCAGGCGGGCGACGAGGAGACGGCCGACCGGCTGCTCACCGAATCCGAATCCCTCCAGGGTCAGGCGCGAGCCGTGCGGGTCGACCCGCCGCGCAACACCTGGGGCGCGGCGCAGGCCAAGGTGGGTGACGGGGTGCTCGACGCGTTCCTCGTGCAGGCCGGCGTCCGGCTGCGGCTGTGGGACGTGGCGGGCGGCGGTGGGAACCTGGCGCCGGAGGGCACGGCGACCGCGTCGAGCGTGGAGCAGAACCTCGACCGGCTCGCGCCGAGGCACGTCAACGACGGGCTGACGGGTACCCGCTGGGCCTCCGGCTACTCGGACGACGAATGGGTACAGGTCGAACTCGCCGCACCGGCAGTGGTCGCGGCCGTCACGCTGGCCTGGGAGACCGCCTGCGCCACCCGGTACGAGATCCACACATCGGCCGACGGGACGAACTGGACCACCGCCGCCACCCGGGCACCGGACGGCTGCGACACCGACGTCGTCCGGATCACCGCCGACGAGCCCGTGCGGTACGTGCGTATGCAGGGGCTGGAGCGCAGGACGACCTGGGGCTACTCGATCTACGAGATGGGTGTCTACGGAGCCCCGGTGGCCTGA